TCACGGACTCCCTCCCGATCCCGGATGCGGGTCCTCGGCACCGCATCCGCCCCTGGATGGCCGTGTGCGCGGCGCTCTTCGCGGTCGCGTGGGGTGGTAACGAATTCACCCCCCTGCTGGTGATGTACCGACAGGAGGACGAGATGACGCCTCTCGTGCTCGACGTTCTGCTCGGTGCGTACGTTCTCGGTATCGTGCCCGCTCTGATCCTCGGAGGCCCTCTCTCCGACCGATTCGGACGCCGGCCGTTCTTCCTTCCTGCTCCGCTCGTCGCTGTCGCTGGGAGCGTTCTGCTCGCGCTGGGCGCTTCATCGCCGACCGTGTTGTTCGCCGGGCGAGTTCTCTCGGGTGTGGCGCTGGGGTTGGTTATGGCGGTGGGGACTGCCTGGGTGAAGGAGCTGTCGCAGGCGCCGTTCGACACCGGAGCCCGGGAAGGGAGCGGCGCAGGGCGCGCGGCGCTCGCCCTCACAGCGGGCTTTGCCCTGGGCGCGGGGGTTGCTGCGGCGCTCGCGCAATTCGGGCCCGCACCGCAGCAGAGCCCATACTTCGTGCACATCGTGCTAGCCATCGCATCATTCTCGCTGCTGTGGCGGGTGCCGGAGAGTAGGCGGACAAGTGATGACGGTCGGCCGTTACTCGAGGACTTGAAGATTCCGTCCGCTGTGCATCGTCGCTTCCTTTTCGTCGTCGTGCCCATGGCGCCCTGGGT
The DNA window shown above is from Microbacterium sp. Nx66 and carries:
- a CDS encoding MFS transporter gives rise to the protein MSITDSLPIPDAGPRHRIRPWMAVCAALFAVAWGGNEFTPLLVMYRQEDEMTPLVLDVLLGAYVLGIVPALILGGPLSDRFGRRPFFLPAPLVAVAGSVLLALGASSPTVLFAGRVLSGVALGLVMAVGTAWVKELSQAPFDTGAREGSGAGRAALALTAGFALGAGVAAALAQFGPAPQQSPYFVHIVLAIASFSLLWRVPESRRTSDDGRPLLEDLKIPSAVHRRFLFVVVPMAPWVFGTAASAYAILPGLMMSKAPGLEIAMSGLLCVIALGCGVGAQRIAGRFDDPGSARGVGLALAVTVVGMVLAAVAVGLDSLAWVVVAAAALGAAYGLLLVGGLREIQRIAGPDDLAGLTAVYYSLTYIGFFIPAVLALVGAWLPYTVMFVIGAVLALISFSIVALSWRRHLP